The Sediminispirochaeta smaragdinae DSM 11293 genome has a segment encoding these proteins:
- the purD gene encoding phosphoribosylamine--glycine ligase, which translates to MRLRVLVLGSGAKEHAVTWMFSKSHRICGLYIAPGNAGTNELGENLKGINPADPEQVAEACSQWNIDYVFCGIEDALENGMVDLLQKRGIPTFGAPKATTRLEADKAHGKAFMKRYGIPSTAGTLVTNASELERAIQENSGRRLIIKKNGLSRWKAMFDSDQPEKLLEYGSQLLEKDSILLEQYHVGISLSIFALTDGNGFLVLPPCADYKRAKENDQGPATNGMGAICPVPPVSKQTMDLIRDTIIGPSFEGLKQEGLMYKGVLFFSVVLTAEGPKLIEYHVRFGDPEAQVLFSLIKSDFGNVVEAIENETIDSFPMQYNDNSAVGVVIASEGYPGETEKEIPLKRIPAFPEKETLVFHGSTRVGEKGETLSTSGRCFTVVGLGNNIVNANTRAYEAVKRIRFDGAWYRNDIGNAFFED; encoded by the coding sequence ATGAGATTGCGCGTACTAGTGTTGGGATCAGGTGCGAAGGAACATGCCGTTACCTGGATGTTTTCAAAAAGTCACAGGATCTGTGGTTTGTATATTGCGCCTGGAAATGCGGGGACGAATGAACTGGGGGAGAACCTAAAGGGGATCAACCCGGCTGATCCCGAACAGGTAGCCGAGGCGTGCAGCCAGTGGAATATCGATTATGTCTTTTGCGGCATCGAGGATGCGCTTGAAAACGGGATGGTGGACCTCCTACAGAAAAGAGGAATTCCAACCTTCGGCGCGCCAAAGGCAACAACGAGATTAGAGGCGGATAAGGCCCACGGAAAAGCCTTCATGAAACGCTATGGAATTCCTTCAACGGCAGGAACCCTTGTTACAAACGCTTCTGAACTGGAAAGGGCGATACAGGAAAACAGCGGTAGGCGGCTGATCATCAAAAAAAACGGTCTTTCGCGCTGGAAGGCAATGTTCGACTCCGATCAGCCGGAGAAGCTCCTTGAATATGGTTCGCAGCTTCTGGAAAAGGATTCAATCCTTCTTGAACAGTATCATGTCGGTATAAGTCTTTCGATATTTGCCCTGACCGACGGAAACGGTTTTCTGGTTCTCCCTCCCTGTGCCGATTACAAGAGGGCAAAAGAAAACGATCAAGGCCCTGCAACCAACGGGATGGGTGCTATCTGCCCCGTTCCACCGGTAAGTAAGCAAACCATGGATCTTATACGGGATACCATCATCGGCCCCAGCTTCGAAGGATTAAAACAAGAGGGGCTTATGTACAAGGGAGTGCTCTTCTTTTCCGTCGTCCTCACTGCAGAAGGGCCCAAACTGATTGAATATCATGTCAGATTCGGGGATCCGGAAGCTCAGGTGCTCTTTTCGTTGATCAAATCGGATTTCGGCAATGTGGTTGAGGCAATTGAAAACGAAACGATCGACAGCTTCCCTATGCAATACAATGACAACTCTGCGGTAGGCGTAGTCATTGCCAGCGAAGGATATCCGGGAGAAACCGAAAAAGAGATTCCGCTTAAGCGGATTCCGGCCTTCCCGGAAAAAGAGACCCTCGTTTTTCATGGATCCACCCGGGTTGGAGAGAAAGGCGAAACACTTTCAACCAGCGGCCGCTGCTTTACCGTTGTGGGGCTTGGGAATAATATTGTCAATGCAAATACCCGTGCATACGAGGCGGTAAAACGTATTAGGTTCGACGGAGCCTGGTACAGAAACGATATCGGCAACGCTTTTTTTGAGGATTAA
- the rlmB gene encoding 23S rRNA (guanosine(2251)-2'-O)-methyltransferase RlmB — translation MMDRQHIYGFHAIEEALKKRHRGAELMVSGKSKRISALIALAEQKGCKVRNVSREELDDLSGGVDHRGVLLFLSDAVSSGRKPPTNRDFDTVLQQLATREEQALILLLDGITDPQNLGAILRSADQFAVDLVVLPERRSAGDGAVVDKVSAGASLHVPRSVVPNIPRAVEGLKKAGFWVYGADMGGGSAWNFSLKGKVAMVLGAEGRGIGRLVRERCDEIISIPSRGHIDSFNVSVAGGILLYECRRQQWSD, via the coding sequence ATGATGGATCGGCAGCATATCTATGGTTTTCATGCAATTGAAGAAGCGTTGAAAAAGCGGCATCGGGGCGCCGAACTCATGGTTTCCGGCAAGTCCAAGCGGATATCCGCCCTTATTGCGCTGGCGGAACAAAAGGGATGTAAGGTTCGTAATGTAAGCCGGGAAGAGCTTGATGATCTCTCGGGAGGGGTCGATCATCGCGGAGTTCTGCTGTTCCTTTCCGATGCTGTTTCCTCAGGAAGGAAGCCACCTACAAATCGTGATTTCGATACAGTTTTACAGCAGCTGGCAACAAGAGAGGAGCAGGCCCTGATTTTGCTGCTTGACGGAATCACCGATCCCCAGAACCTCGGAGCTATTTTGCGGAGTGCCGATCAATTTGCCGTCGATCTTGTGGTGCTCCCAGAACGTCGAAGCGCCGGGGATGGGGCCGTCGTCGATAAGGTCTCTGCTGGAGCCAGCCTTCATGTTCCAAGGAGTGTGGTTCCCAACATTCCGAGGGCCGTCGAAGGCCTCAAGAAGGCGGGTTTCTGGGTCTATGGGGCCGATATGGGGGGAGGCAGTGCATGGAATTTTTCATTGAAGGGAAAGGTCGCCATGGTTCTTGGCGCGGAAGGAAGAGGAATCGGCAGGCTGGTACGAGAACGATGCGACGAAATTATCTCCATCCCGTCACGAGGCCATATCGATTCGTTTAATGTTTCGGTTGCCGGCGGCATCCTTCTGTATGAATGCCGCCGCCAACAGTGGAGTGATTAA